The genome window ATGGGAATGGGGATATCCCCCACAAAAACGGCGCCTTCTGTTGCAGGATTCTTATCAATCATGGCAATGATACTGTCTTTGATTTCACCGGGGTTCTCCCAGGACTTGCTGAAAAGTGTGGGTTTCATCCCGTCATACCGGAGGGCTTCCAGATAGGCCGTCAGTTCCTCGCGGACATGCTCATGAGTTTTATCATCGATAAACACCAGAATGCCGGGTTTTTCACCGGTTTCAGGTGCCAGTTTGCCTGTTTGTACCATTGTGTGAGTACATCCGGATAAGAAGATGAACAGCAACGCAAGGGTTGTCATCATACGCTTCATAAAGAAGATTCTCCTTTTATTCATACTTGGGAATGAGTGTAATATTCAAAAGAAATTGATCCCGCCGGGCATTTACGATGCGGAGATCATCCATCTCCGCCAACCAGGCATAGGATGCATCCAGGCGGGCGTTAAGGCGTGAAAGAATCTCTACATCGATGGATGAACCGGCTTTCAGGAGCGTGTTACCGGCTGTCATGGCCCATCTTTCATCCTCCAGAAAAGCCGGGGGAATGCTGTAAAAAGTCTGCTTCAAAAGGGATTCCCCGGAAATTTCCTTCAAAACCGCCACATAAAAACGTGATGACAGATTGGCCTCCGGATCCGTATGCGCCTGGAGTTTCGGTCCGGCCATAACCTGTTTCCCGTAAATGCCTCTTCCGTGAAAAGAATCCTCACGCCATGTTTCAAAACCTTCCATACACACACCGGCGGTGAGATATGAGGCCTTACCAAGAGTTATTCCGGCAAAGGCGGACATTTCCGTCAGGGTTCCTTTATACAGCGTCAGGGGAAAATCGGGATGTGTTGCCTCAGACGTCACAGTTTGTCCTTCTGCAGTCAGAACAGGAGAGATGAAGGATTCCCGGCTTGTTTGGGCAGAAATATCCCAGTTAATCCGACGGGTGGTCCAGGATCCTTGTGGAATGGCATCGGTACCTTCGTCTTCTGCTTCGCCCCGGCTCCATTCCGCCGTTACTTCTCCCTTCAGAGTTGTCCTGGCCGGAAGTGTGGTTTCAATGCCTGCGGATACGGAAAATCCCTGGCGCGTCTGGAGCCGTTCATAACTGGTTTGCCCCCGGTAATAGACGGGATGATTGAAACCGCGAAAAAGCATAAAAACGGGGGTGAGATTTTGTTCAAGGCTGTATTTTACTGTTTCAATCTCTTCCTTGAACTCAAACAGGGCAGCGGAAAGACTCATGGCCTGCCTTCCGGAACGATAGAGAATGCCGGATGTCAGTTCATAACCGTTTCGTTTCACACCGGGTTTGGGAAAATTCTGCTTGATGTGTTCATCCACCAGATATGTCAGGCCCAGTCCTCCGGATAGTGATTCAGACAGGGGTTGTTGCACATCCAGGGTCCATTGAATTCCGCTCATGTGCCAGTCGCCGGCTGTGGAATCGGCCAGATAGACCGGTATCTGTCCGTTGAGAGTGCTGTTGTGACGAAAAAGCCGGTCATATTCCCGGTTTTCCCTGTAAGAAAAGGTTCCGGAAAAGAGTGTTTTGTTTGTCAGGGTTTTATATCCCGCCGCTGTAAGGGTGTGGTATGTTGCTGCCCCGGATTCAAAAGGGTGGTGAATGGAGCCGGATATATTGTTAAATCCATAACGATACCATGAACCGTTCGGGGCCGGTGCAACAAGGGATGCCGGATTGGCAAATTCCATGTATGTGGCATGAATAACGGGGGATCCTTTAAAATATTCCACTGGAGAAGCACCGGGAAGTCCCGTTGTCATGCCCATGAAGAGGCATAAAACCGTCCACACCCATCGTCTCATCATTGGGGCACCTCCCCTGGGGTGAGCGATTGGCTGATAATGAAATCAAAACTGCTGTTGTTGCTGTCTTTCAGGATGACCCGTCCATCCACGGCGACCGTATCCACAATCCGGGAAACAGACTGGGTTGTATAGGCCGGCATGCCACCTGTAAGTCCTGCATCGATGGCAGGACTCAGCCGCTTTTTATCCATAAGGGAAGTGTTCTCCCGATAATCTACCCCGTCAATCACACTGGTCACGGGAATCAACAGGCGCTCAAAATTGTCATAACCGTATTGATAGGGATCTTTGACTTTTACAAGAAGAATCGCATCATTAAAAACGGAATAGAGAAAATCAATACCGTACTTATGATGAACCTGGATCATATCTACAGCATTGGGGTTGTTCACATCTCCCTGGTCTTTCACATAGTATTCAAAATCTGCGTCCGTAAGATCGATGGAACTCTTATTGTATTGGGCGTGATTAATGGCATCCTGGGCAATAATCACAGCCTCGCCGGGCTCCAGAGGATAATCGGTCCCTGTCCCAGGAAACATATAGGCATGGATGGCATGAAGGTATTGATCATCGGCAAAACCATAATCCGTATCGCAAATGATGAGGCTGTCCAGATACTGAATGGTTTCGGAGTTATTGTAAATTTCCAGAAATTGGTCATGAAAGTAATTGGGGATGGGGTCGGGTTTAGACCCGCTGTAATAAATTTCAGAAATCACCAGGCTTCCGGAGCGGGACCGTGCAAGGGGAACGGTTAACGTAAGGGTTTCTCCGGGCTCGGCAAAAAGGATCACGTTGGAAGAATCCCCATTCAGGGTCCACATTTCGTTCCGGTTCAGAACTTCCCAGATTTCTTCCGTTTTCAAGGGGCGGGAGACAGAGATGCTGTAACGGTCAGGAAGGATAGCATTGAAAAGAACCACTCCCTGCGAATCGGTGACGGCTGTAAACTTGTTTCCATCAGTCAGTGAGAGGAGGGTTACGGTAGCCCCTTCCGTACTATTAAAGGAACCGGTACTGAAAACCGTGGTATCCTGCAACTGAATTTTCAGGTTAAAATGGGCTGAATGGGGGGATTCGGGGACATCCACACAAGCCCAGGTAAAAAGGAACAGCATGCTGAACAAAAGGGTATACTTTTTCATTCTTTACCCTCCCCGAGTGAGAACAGAGGATTCATCTGGACACTCAGTTCAAGGCCGAAATAGAGGTCCGGATTTTGTTTCAGGTAGGATTCAACAGGAGTCCGCTTTCGCCGGTACAGGGGGTGGGAATTAAAGAAATTATTCACAAAAAAGCTGAGCCGGGCATTGTCGCCGAGTCCTTTTGTCGCCCTGAAGTTAAAGACCCAGATATTTTGAATATTTTCAGTTCTGAAATTATATGCCGGTTGTGACCGGACAAAGGCAGATCCTTCTTCTTCCGTGAGGAGCACCCTGTTCCCGCCGGGGGTAAGATACCCCACTGCCAGGGAATCCTCCAGCCCCAGGAAGCGATCCCTGTCAAACACTACCTGCTGTGCGGAAAGAGTCGCCCAGGCGCCCAGATCCTTGAGCCTGAAATCCAGGATGTAGTTAATCAGAAATTTATCCGCTTCCATGGTGATGGGTTTCCAATAGGGTTTGATCCGTTCATCCAGGGTGGGATCATAGCGATAGGAGGTGGCATAATCATAGGCATTTTCTTTTTCGCTGGTCGTATAGATATAAGATCCTTCCAGCCGGAACTGCATGTTCAGGGGGGCCAGGGGTCTGGATTGTATACTGGCTTCAATTCCCCGGGAATAGGTGGTCAGGCTGTTTTCCCAAACGGAATAGGTGGTAAAAACAGAATCCCTCACCGGCATGGCGGGATCATCCCGGTCATATTTATATTCAAAGATCGGCCGGGTCAATGTGGTTGCAAAGCCCTGGTCCGTCACATTGCTGAAGGCTGTCAGGGAAATGCCGAAATTCCCGATTTTCTGGTCAATGCTGGCTTCAATCTTATTTTGTACGGACGCTTTCAGATTCGGATTTTCCAGGTTGTATATATAGGTGGATACAATAACCCGGTCGTTGAGAATATCATTGATATCATCCACATCAAAGTAGATGGGATTGGGGTAAAGCATGCCGAGGGAGGGACTTTTGGAGGTCCGTCCGTAGCCAATGCGGAAACGGGTATCCCGGAAGGGGGAGAGCATGAGGTTAATTCTCGGACTCAGGCCGGAGCCGTGATCCGTCCCGGCAAAGCGATTTTTGCCATACATATCATAACGAACCCCCAGATTCAATTGATAATTTACGAGAAACCGGCCTTCAATCTTGTCTTCGGCATAAAAACTGGTTGTGGAAAGGCCGGGGATATCGTCATAGGGCCGGGGGCGCTCCCGTTTATTGCTGTTTACTGTCGGCGGTTTCAGGGGATCGTAGATCCTTCCTTCACCATCATTAAATTCCAGACGCCAGGTTATACCTGCAAGAAAGGTGTGGGTTGTTTTATTGAGGATGAGTTCCTGGTTATAACTTAAATCCTGATAAATATTCCAGGCCCTGCCCTTCACAGAGAGTTCAGACATATAATTCTGAACATATATACCCTCCTGCCATCCTTCGGTCATTCTGTCCGATATATAGGTATGGTCCGTACTGATAAGCTGTTTCCGGTATGAATTCTGCCGGGTCATATTGACGGAAAAATTGTAATCCAATTTTTGGAAAGTGGAGAGCAGATAGGTACTTTGGTTACTGAAACGCAGTGTGTAATCCCGGTTATATTTCACCGTTTGGTACAGATCATCCGGACGGAGTCCCCGTTCATCAAAAGAACGTGTATAATAGAGTCTGTTTTTCAGTGTGAGGATATTATCCATAAGGACGGAGGTCATGCTGATCTGACCGGCCAAGCGCGAATAATTTTCTTCCGGGATACGGATATTGCGCACACTGTGAGCATAATTGGCATTATAATCGATTTGTTGTCCGAAAAGAGAAAAACCGCCTCCCAGATTTGCTTCCTGGTTGTTGAAATTGTATTTGATTTTCAGGCTGTGTTGCCGAAGACCGGTTTTTGTTTTGACATTCACGATACCGGACGTGAGGTCACCGTATTTCACAGAGGGGATCCCGCGGATAACTTCAACCTTTTCCAGGTTATCGGCGGGAATTTGTCTCATATCCAGACCGGAGTTGGCAGTTGCCAGCACATCGCCGCTGCTTGTGGTTGTTTTAGTATCCAGCTGTAAATTGGCATTGTTGGACAGAGGAATATTATCAATAATGATTTGTGTACCGAACAGTTCATTCGATTCCGCATCACTGTCCGTCACATTATTTCGGATAGAAACCTGCTTCTTTTCTGCCATACCGGGATTTTCAAAACGTTGCCCGGGCACCAGGAGCATCACATCCCCAAGGCTGGAAGCCTGCAGGTGTTCAATTTCACCGCTGTTGATCCGCGTGCTGGTTTCCACGGCATCCGGGAGCAGTTCCCGTTCGGCCAGAACCACAACATCGCCGATTTTGAAATAATCCAGAACCATTTGAACGGTAACATTTCTGGAACCTTCCGGAGGGATCGTAATCGTATCGGAGTAGGTTTTATACCCCATGTAGGATACGGTAAAAGGGACATTTCCTGCTTTTAGACGGATACTGAAATATCCATTTTCGTCCGTACTGCAGCCCGTTTTCTGACCGGGTATCATGACATTGGCCGCCTGAAGCGGGCTGCCCTTTTCATCAAGAACCGTTCCCCGCAACAAACCCGTATCAGCTCCCATCAAAAGAGATGCCATGCAAAAAGTCGTGAGTATGATTTTCCGGAAGACTCTCATGATTCCTGAGGATAGCCTTTCCTTTTTATTGGCGGTTGGACCGCTATACTTTAATATGGAGGTTATCAAACAAGCAATTGACGGTATTTAAAAAACCGTCAGGATTAAAATTTACAGCATAAGATAATAGTTATAAAGTAAAACCATGATTTTTTTGAATTATTTTATGGAAAACCAGCAACAAACCGATGATCATTTTGTACTTATATAAAATCCCCTCTCTTTATTTCCGTATAATATATTAACAATCATATAATCTTGCTTTTTTCTTATCCGGGGATTATTTTATCCCCGGGGGTGCATAATTATAAGATTATTCATATATTTCATTAGAATTTTATCATTATAGGACTCCGTTAATCGGGGATCGTTAAGGTGAATTGATTCTATTTGACAAGAAAACGACCAAATCCGTTGGTCATTTTTTCCTGAATCGTGACGGAATCCTGTCTGAAAATGAAATATCCCTCCACGGAATCCAGGCTTTCCAGCCAATCCGGCGCTTCATTTCCCATCACGATACACGCTGTTGCGATGGCATCGGCCCGGGCACAATCCGGGGCGATAATGGTTACACTGGCTAAGGTATGCGTCACAGGTTCACCGGTTTTGGGATTGATGGTATGAGAAATTCTTCGACCTTTATCCATATAAAAATTGCGGTAATCTCCGGATGTAGCCACACCTTGTCCTGAAATGGATATGATTGAGCTGAGATTTTCACCCGGGAGCGCGTTGTCATCCGGCCTGTCTATGCCCAGACGCCATGAACGATTCTTCACCTTTCCACAGGCAAACACTTCCCCGCCAATCTCAACCAGATGATTCATGAATCCACGGCTTTTCAGATAACGGGAAACAGCATCCACGCCAAATCCTTTTGCTACCGCTGCTAAATCCAGCCGGACACGTGAATCATTTTTCGTCAGTTTCGTGTTATCCCATCCGATCAAATCAAATCCTGTGTATTCCAGGCAGGTTTTTATTTCATTGAGATCCGGGGCTTTTTTCTCCTTTGAACCGGCGCCGAATCCCCACAAATCCACCAGCGGGCCTACGGTGGGATCAAAAGCACCTCCAGACTCCTTCCAAACAGACTTGGATATTTCCAACACCCGGATAAATTCGGAAGAGATCTCCAGGGTATCACTTTCTTTCAGGCGGTTAAACCGTGAAATCTCACTTTCAGGATCCCAGGTGTTCATCTGTTTATTCATGGATTGCAACACGGAATCGATGCCGTCATGAATCTGAAGATGGCTGGCTTTATCCATCGCCGGACCATAAACACTGACATGATAAAAAGTCCCCATCGTCTGACCGGACCATTTTGTTACAGTTCCGGGCAGCTCACAATGCGTTACAAGCACTGTGAGGGATAGGATCAGCAAAAGAGATTTAAGATTGTGTTTCATTGTATGGTTTGGATAAAGTTGAAGTTTAGGTTTAGGTTTAGGTTTAGGTTGAGGTTGAGGTTGAGGAGCAGAAAACGGCTAAAAACCGCCCCTTATGTTATACACTTATTCTCTCATCACATAGGGTCTTGTGCTTTTTCACGAAGGGTTTTTAAAATTTGCCATTCGCTGTTTACGGCATCGTAATATTCCCAAAATACCCAACCGTTGGTGTTCACATGAGTAATATCCATCACGGCAGCCGAAGGCGATTTAAATTTTTTACCATTAAAAATTATCTGTCCCTCGTTCACCTCGGCATAATACTGGATTCCCTTGTATGTCCCCCGGAGCTTGGTTCCGTTGGGAATAACGGTCCCCCGCACTGCAAGTCCCGGTTCTTCACGTTTTTTTTCCGTTTCGTCCGGCATCAGGGCCGGCAATCCAAAATTCCGCCTTAATACATCATTGGGCGTTTCCTTGAAAGAACGGCGGCGGCGTTCTATTTCTTTATGTACATCGAAATCGATCAGAATGGTTCGCATATCCATCATGAACCTCTTGTTTAAAAATTCTGCTAAACTTACTAATACTTTGAGGAATGATCAATGAATCACATAACAGAAAAGATTATCCTCTTTCTAAAGTCGTCCCATACCCACATTCTGATCCAGTATATCCTGAAGGGTTATTCCGTTAAGGACTTGATCCACGGCTTTTTGAACGGAAAACCAGAGATGCCGGAGAGAACAATATTCGACGGATTCACAAAGTTTATTCCTGTCCGGATGATATTTATAGCAAAAATCGGCTTCGTATAATTTTCCTCCAAGGGCATCCACAATCCGGCTGACAGGGATATTTTTCGGCACATCGGCAAGGACATATCCCCCATGTTTCCCCCGTTCACTCAGAACCAGATGCTTCAATCGTAAAATCCGGAGGATTTTGGCCGTATAAGCTTCGGAAATCCCCTCTTTTTCACTGATTTCATGGATTGTGATACCATTTTCTTTGCCGGATCGCGCTATGCGCAGAATACAACGAAGTCCGTACACTTCCTGAGTGGTGAGCTTCATTTACATAATTCCAAGAGCCAGTTTTCCGTCTTCCGTGATCATATCCTGA of Candidatus Neomarinimicrobiota bacterium contains these proteins:
- a CDS encoding DUF4876 domain-containing protein, whose product is MKKYTLLFSMLFLFTWACVDVPESPHSAHFNLKIQLQDTTVFSTGSFNSTEGATVTLLSLTDGNKFTAVTDSQGVVLFNAILPDRYSISVSRPLKTEEIWEVLNRNEMWTLNGDSSNVILFAEPGETLTLTVPLARSRSGSLVISEIYYSGSKPDPIPNYFHDQFLEIYNNSETIQYLDSLIICDTDYGFADDQYLHAIHAYMFPGTGTDYPLEPGEAVIIAQDAINHAQYNKSSIDLTDADFEYYVKDQGDVNNPNAVDMIQVHHKYGIDFLYSVFNDAILLVKVKDPYQYGYDNFERLLIPVTSVIDGVDYRENTSLMDKKRLSPAIDAGLTGGMPAYTTQSVSRIVDTVAVDGRVILKDSNNSSFDFIISQSLTPGEVPQ
- a CDS encoding TonB-dependent receptor — encoded protein: MRVFRKIILTTFCMASLLMGADTGLLRGTVLDEKGSPLQAANVMIPGQKTGCSTDENGYFSIRLKAGNVPFTVSYMGYKTYSDTITIPPEGSRNVTVQMVLDYFKIGDVVVLAERELLPDAVETSTRINSGEIEHLQASSLGDVMLLVPGQRFENPGMAEKKQVSIRNNVTDSDAESNELFGTQIIIDNIPLSNNANLQLDTKTTTSSGDVLATANSGLDMRQIPADNLEKVEVIRGIPSVKYGDLTSGIVNVKTKTGLRQHSLKIKYNFNNQEANLGGGFSLFGQQIDYNANYAHSVRNIRIPEENYSRLAGQISMTSVLMDNILTLKNRLYYTRSFDERGLRPDDLYQTVKYNRDYTLRFSNQSTYLLSTFQKLDYNFSVNMTRQNSYRKQLISTDHTYISDRMTEGWQEGIYVQNYMSELSVKGRAWNIYQDLSYNQELILNKTTHTFLAGITWRLEFNDGEGRIYDPLKPPTVNSNKRERPRPYDDIPGLSTTSFYAEDKIEGRFLVNYQLNLGVRYDMYGKNRFAGTDHGSGLSPRINLMLSPFRDTRFRIGYGRTSKSPSLGMLYPNPIYFDVDDINDILNDRVIVSTYIYNLENPNLKASVQNKIEASIDQKIGNFGISLTAFSNVTDQGFATTLTRPIFEYKYDRDDPAMPVRDSVFTTYSVWENSLTTYSRGIEASIQSRPLAPLNMQFRLEGSYIYTTSEKENAYDYATSYRYDPTLDERIKPYWKPITMEADKFLINYILDFRLKDLGAWATLSAQQVVFDRDRFLGLEDSLAVGYLTPGGNRVLLTEEEGSAFVRSQPAYNFRTENIQNIWVFNFRATKGLGDNARLSFFVNNFFNSHPLYRRKRTPVESYLKQNPDLYFGLELSVQMNPLFSLGEGKE
- a CDS encoding FAD:protein FMN transferase, which gives rise to MKHNLKSLLLILSLTVLVTHCELPGTVTKWSGQTMGTFYHVSVYGPAMDKASHLQIHDGIDSVLQSMNKQMNTWDPESEISRFNRLKESDTLEISSEFIRVLEISKSVWKESGGAFDPTVGPLVDLWGFGAGSKEKKAPDLNEIKTCLEYTGFDLIGWDNTKLTKNDSRVRLDLAAVAKGFGVDAVSRYLKSRGFMNHLVEIGGEVFACGKVKNRSWRLGIDRPDDNALPGENLSSIISISGQGVATSGDYRNFYMDKGRRISHTINPKTGEPVTHTLASVTIIAPDCARADAIATACIVMGNEAPDWLESLDSVEGYFIFRQDSVTIQEKMTNGFGRFLVK
- a CDS encoding DUF2924 domain-containing protein, producing the protein MMDMRTILIDFDVHKEIERRRRSFKETPNDVLRRNFGLPALMPDETEKKREEPGLAVRGTVIPNGTKLRGTYKGIQYYAEVNEGQIIFNGKKFKSPSAAVMDITHVNTNGWVFWEYYDAVNSEWQILKTLREKAQDPM
- a CDS encoding Rrf2 family transcriptional regulator — protein: MKLTTQEVYGLRCILRIARSGKENGITIHEISEKEGISEAYTAKILRILRLKHLVLSERGKHGGYVLADVPKNIPVSRIVDALGGKLYEADFCYKYHPDRNKLCESVEYCSLRHLWFSVQKAVDQVLNGITLQDILDQNVGMGRL